One Stegostoma tigrinum isolate sSteTig4 chromosome 22, sSteTig4.hap1, whole genome shotgun sequence DNA segment encodes these proteins:
- the tmem100a gene encoding transmembrane protein 100: MKTVFKRATTHCSNTELHQKKKTTSSKYSKTTDARKTGSEDAYHMSDTRKVLRVSLFPSPSDCTYILGCDDWMLWRSESKAVCLEKTKGRGESSAGKCTMVEEPLKEMPALASLASLPEKGSGDCPAPTAVQPLSSQGQLAAATGGAELSCSRCTVPFGLVTLIAGMVVTAVAYSFNSHGSIISGFGLVLLTSGVLLVISSAVCWKVRQCRKRANRRESQTALMANTGLLI; the protein is encoded by the exons ATGAAAACtgtatttaaaagggcaacaacacactgcagcaacacagaactacaccaAAAGAAGAAGACGACCTCCtccaagtattcaaagacaacGGATgcccgaaaaactgggtcagaagatgcctatcacaTGAGTGACACCAGGAAG GTACTCAgggtctctctctttccctctccatcTGATTGTACTTACATTCTGGGATGCGATGACTGGATGTTATGGAGGAGTGAAAGCAAAGCGGTTTGTTTAGAAAAGACAAAGGGAAGAGGAGAGAGCAGTGCTGGGAAGTGCACGATGGTAGAGGAACCGCTGAAGGAGATGCCAGCGCTGGCCAGCCTCGCCAGTCTCCCAGAGAAAGGCTCCGGGGACTGCCCAGCTCCAACAGCGGTTCAGCCCCTGAGCAGCCAGGGCCAGCTGGCGGCAGCTACCGGCGGAGCTGAGCTCTCCTGCTCCCGGTGTACTGTGCCCTTCGGCTTGGTCACTCTGATCGCTGGCATGGTGGTCACCGCTGTCGCATATAGCTTCAACTCGCACGGCTCCATCATCTCCGGCTTCGGGCTGGTGCTGCTGACTTCGGGGGTTCTCCTGGTTATCTCCAGCGCCGTGTGCTGGAAAGTGAGACAGTGCCGAAAGCGGGCTAACAGGAGAGAGAGCCAGACTGCACTGATGGCGAACACAGGCTTGTTGATCTAA